The region TTGGCATTTTCCGCGCCTTTGCTCTGTTATGTTCGTGCATATCTCTATATTTATCAGTACTGCGACCTTGGAATGCCATGTTTTCATCGCATTTCACTTCGTTCCAACACCACACACGAGTATGACATTATGAGCCACTCAAGCAGTGATCGGGGCAATAGAAAAAAGACCCAACATCGAATGAAGTCGTTGTTATGCATGCAGAGTAACATTTTAGTAGAAGGAAGGCTTTTATTATTACTACTACTCAGATCTCAGGGTAACATGCATCCATAGCAGAAGATACATTCTACGGTAGTAGTAGCTCACTCTAGCTGAGTATACAGGCACGCTCGCATTTATTCAGTTATTCTCCCCTGACATCTCCTCCGGTCCTCCTCCCCTCGCCTTCCTCTCGCACGGTCCCGTGATCGGAACTCCTCACGCATGCGCGCATGGTGGCGCTGGCGCCACGATGGTGTAGGCTGTAAAAATCACGTACGTGGATAAGATGAGCTAGTCCGTGGCAAGAAAATCAGTAATGGAAAAGAAGCAGCATGGGCGCTGGATGCACGCATGCATGAATGCTTACTCCCGCATTTGCTCCCGACGGGGAGGGCGACGCCGGCTTCGCGGGAGCAGCGGACGAGCTTCTCGGGGCTGATGAtccgctcgtcggcggcggtgaggACGCGGCAGATGCAGGGCATGTCCACCTTCCTCACCTCGAGGCGGCAGGGCATGTCCGGGGTCACGTAGGGGCTCCCCTTCTTGATGGTCCACTTGCACATGCGGATGACGCTGTCCCTCTCGTCGTAGCAGTCCTTCTCCCCCGCGGCGAGGTGCGCCGCGAACCCGGCGAAGAGCGACGCGAACAGCAGGGCGCGGACGAGGCTGCCTCCGGTGCTGCCCATCTTTGTTGCCTAGGTAGTGTGACGCTGCTGTGCTTGCGAGTGGTGTGCATGATGCTTGCAGTGGGCACTCGTTTATATAGCACGCGAGAATGTACGACAACGTCGGGAGATCGACCTACCTGGTTGACGGCCGCGCTAGTTGCATTGAAAATTTCAGAGTGGCGACATGAGAATAAATGTTTAGAGACGAGAGAAGCATATTGCAGGAACTTCATTGATTTTGGGTCTTTGCAGTAGGTGTGATCGACCAAAGCTCCAAAACATCCTCCTCTTCCGTTCTTCCATTATGCTGTCACAAGTCCTTTCTCCAACCTTTTCAGCTCTAGAATGCAGGATCTACATTTTCTTTCTCGAATGACAGATTTTTTTTATCTAAGTTGGTACCGTGAAAAGTTTTGCCTGCCGAAAAAATGTTTCGCTTGTGCATTTGTGGGCATCTCCAACGCTATCCTCTAAAATGGACACGGTATTTGTCCGCGGTCACAGATATAGGAGGAGCCGGGTATCCAACCATGCATGTCCTCTAAATGCCCGCTCTTGATTTTTTTTATACGTAACACCAAAAATAATGATAAAAACAGCACAATTCATCCATAAATAGTTTACAAATATTTCTACTAAGAAAATAGTTCAAATGTAAATATCACATCTGAGATAACTggatgttcaacaagtttttcaAAATCATTGATTCCAGATTAAACGATACTCAAGTCAGAATCGATACGCGTAATCTCACGCATTGTTACCCTTGAGTTTCATCCAACAATGTATGATTGTAAATGGCCTGCCATCGGTCTTGTAGTACATCACGGCGGTGCGTACCTATCAAGTTGAAACATTGGCGTGAATCCGTCGATTGACCAACATGTAGCCAACAAGAAGCAAAACATGCGATCTCCATGGTTGATCATCCATATGGCCACATTGTCTCCACTTGCTCCGCCTCGCAAAAACACATCAACAAAAATTTGTCGGTGATGTTTAGGTCAAGGAAGGCTTTATGGGCGAAACAAATACGAGAGGTGGCGCCTGTGGCCCTCATATGCTCCCACCTCGCGGCCAGGCCTTGAGCTGCTAGCCAGGGCCGCGTGGGCCCCACATGTGGCCCCCTTTCATGCTCTAGTGGCTCCATCGCTCTTTTCTCATGAAGCTTCCAGACATATTTAATTCGAGGACCTTTACCGCACAAAAAAAACAACACTAAGAAAGttcttgctgaaaacaacgccatCCCAATTATTTTTATCTAAATTATGCAAATTAGAGAAAAAAAGAGCAAAAGTGTTCATAAAAGTAGACAAGTTTGAGACGTATCATTCAATTGCAAATGTCGTTGAGGAGTATGTCCAGATGGGAGAGAGCACATGCATTGGCGCAATGGTGAGATTTGCCACTGTCGTGGTGAAGGTGTTTGGCGATGAGTGCCCGGGAGGACCAATGTCACTGAGGTAGAAAAGCTTTTCGCAATTGGAGCATCAAGGGGATCTCCTTGTACGCTCGATGCAGTCGATGGCATGCACTTGCGATGGAAGAACCCGATGGATCTGGCAGGACAATACCAAGGTAACAGAAATTGGCCACCATCATACTTGAATCAATGGTATCGAAAGGCTTGTGGACTTGACACTCTTTTTGTATGCCAGGGTCTCACAACGACAACAGCGTGATTTAGCGCAAGATGTTCATTCTTTAGAATACTTTGTGATGCGATGTTCTGTCGTGCAACTACATCACCAATGGACATGACTACACCACGTGGTATTACTTTACCGCCTTACCGATGCCATCTGTCGTTAGTAGGTGCCAATTGTGAAGACTATCTTCGAGCCGCCAAAATAATAGAAAATATCTTTTTTCCCAAATGCAAGGTTCTAGTAGCGATGTGAAGAGGGCATTTAGAGTGCTCCAAACTTGGTTGTGTATTATTCGTGGAGCTGCAAATACATGGGATCTCGACCATAACAATATGGAGGACGAGGAGGAATACGAGACACGACATATTATCAACTTCTTATAGATGCATGGACATATTATCAACTTCTTACGTATACTTCAGCATTTTTGAGAATTACTCAACTTCTGTAGATGATCGGCAATTTTGAGATTAACTAACGCGTATCTATCTACTCAGAGCAAGTACAATAATGAGTTAGCCTACTTACATGGCACTTTTGCCTATGTGAAGGAGAAAGACATAAAAATATAGTGGGAGTAAGCTCTCATGTAAGAGCCTAACTATATGCGTACTCCTAGGCAATTGCAATAAATATGGAGAAAGAGATAGATAGAAGGTGAAAAAAGTAATACTCTTATGGTCAACTTTATAACTAACCTTGTTATAAGTGGTAATTATATATGACATGACAACATCATGTAGCTAGCAGTTGCGAAAATGCTGATGTGAGCCCGAGCTCACAGGATCCCGGAATCAGGACCATTTATATTTCTCGTGATCTGTGCTGGAGTCTATATAGCCTCAGGTATGTGCTCCTGCTGTTATTTACGGAAATAGTACATGGCCCACTGATCAGTTAACTCCGTCAGTTACCAACGCGGCGGATCAGACGGAGGACGACGGATTGGACCGTTCCGTCCTCGATTATGTGCCAACTGAGCCGTTTACTCATTTACTGTATCTTGCTTGTTCATTTTAGGTCCAGCCCTCACACTGCAAGTACCACAACAGAGACCACACTGCTTGTACGATAACAAAAAGTTTACAACTGCAGGAAGTTTACAACTGCAGGAAGCAGGGCCCATTTGAAGCTACAGGTGAACTAAACAGAACAGTACGATGTCTTGATTGGTCCAACTCATCAGCAAGGAAATGGCGTCATTACCATAGCTGCATTGACACGCGATGGCCTACAATACGGATTCTTAGTTAATTCTAGCACGCTTGGCGCAGCGGCGGTTGCTCTCTTGCACATCGTCCTCGTCTCCTAAACACCTATCGTCTGATTCTACGTAATCTTCATCGGACTCATTAGCACCAGGGCCGTGGTCGCCGTACCCTCCTCTGCATCGCCGTAAGCTTGCTCCTCATGTGCACCATGCAGTTCTTGTAATCCATGTGCTTCGCCATCGTGACCACCGCTTACCTGCAAATAATGCAGTCGTTCTTCAGCTCTCGTTCATGCAAAACTAATAGTACCAACCACTGGTTTGCTAAAACACCTGCAGAGACAGCAAGGAAACCACTGAGCTCCCACTTCTCGCAAGGACACGATCATCTCCCTGGTTAACTGACGCCTCCGAATCTGTGTTTCCCTGAAGGAGAACAATAATGTGTTGCGTCACTACGCCGAG is a window of Triticum dicoccoides isolate Atlit2015 ecotype Zavitan chromosome 2B, WEW_v2.0, whole genome shotgun sequence DNA encoding:
- the LOC119368308 gene encoding uncharacterized protein LOC119368308, whose protein sequence is MGSTGGSLVRALLFASLFAGFAAHLAAGEKDCYDERDSVIRMCKWTIKKGSPYVTPDMPCRLEVRKVDMPCICRVLTAADERIISPEKLVRCSREAGVALPVGSKCGTYTIVAPAPPCAHA